Below is a genomic region from Rhododendron vialii isolate Sample 1 chromosome 5a, ASM3025357v1.
aaaaaattaatgaacttGCTTGCTTGGCAATTAAACTACTTAACAAAGGTGTTGCAAaatcccccaaaaaaattactcctacgCTATCAAAATCCTATAATCCTATtttttactactccctccgtccctaaataagtgtccggcgctcaaaactaggccttcaaaaaaatgcatttgtttcgttaaaaaaattaattttttttcacaaatcaatagatagcaatgagttctattgattgtgaaaaaaaattaatttttttaataaaaaatatgcatattttgtaaagcctagttttgcgcgccggacacttatttagggacggagggagtactagttAGTGAAAATAACAAGCAATCTGTAGGCCCCACCATAGATGTTTAATCATTTCTGCCTATGTTAAAACGCTCTCAATGGAACAGAGACCCTGTCCTGTGATCAGCCCAACAAAAATCCCAATCCTACCTGAAATCAATGCCACGGTCAAGGTACAGGCCGCCGTTAGGTAACCCGGCGGCAATCGTAAGCCCACAGTTCTGCGCTCCTTACTCCGTCGATCTAACAATCGTGAGGAAACGGATCCTCAACTTCGGCGTCACCGACGTCAATGGCAACATCATGTTCAAGATCAAACGCAAGTGTTTCAGCCTCGGTCATCGCCGCACCTTGCTCGATGCTGCTGGAAACCCCATCCTCACTCTCCAATGGAAGGTAGACGAATTTGGAaccattttttgttttcggAATATGCTTTGGACCATGGATTTTATTAAGTATCGGCCGCGATGTGGCTACCGGTGGTAGTGactaataatttcttttttttgtttattttcatcTCTTCCACCATTTCTGATCTCTTTCGGTCATCGAAAATTGAAATAAGCGAAAGATCGAACtcgttttcttttctcattttttcaccCTCTGGTCTTCCACTGAGCTAGCTAGTCGTTGTGGTTGATGCTATAAGTAACGAAATGGCACTTTCCTCCAGATACTTACTGCACATAGGAGGTGTCGAGTGTACAGGGGAGGTAGCAGAGACAAAAAAGATCTGCTCTTCAGTGTTAAGAAGTCTTCTTTGTTCCAATGCAAGAGAAAGTTAGATGTGTTCTTGGCCgcaaacacaaaagaaaatttttgtgatttcaaGATTAAAGGCAGTTGGTTTGAAAGATCGTGCACCATATATCTCGGAGATACTTCAACCATCATTGCCCAGGTAATTAAACTAATCAAACACATCTAAATAAATCCCCGTTTGAGTTCAATTTCGTTGGCTTTGTGAAGCCTGATTTGGTTTGCTTATTCATGGAATATGACGGGTTTGCTTATCCCGGTCCAGTTAATGTCGCGTGTTTGCTTGATATTGTTTGTACGATTTTCTGCGCAGTTGTGGGTCGTATCCCTAGCAAATTTTATATCTGCAATGAGCTATATGCACCTAAATCATTTGCATAAATTCTCAATCCATGTTTTTCAATGAACCCAAAGTAGTTGATATATCATTCATTGGGCATATGTTCGAAAAAGTTTTCTTGATGGGTTTTGTTTAATGCAGATGCACAAGAAACTCAGCGTCCAAGGTGTCCTGCTTGGAAAAGATAATTTTGCGGTGACTGTGTTTCCGAACGTGGACTACGCTTTCATAGTTGCTCTTGTAGTGGTGCTTGAAGAGATCAATCACAAAGACGTGAAAGGATGATGATTGAAGTTAATCACCTCAAGTAAAGGAAAACCTCCCGTTTATGTTACCGTATTTTCTCATCTGGATGAGGGGTTCGATACCCTTCTTGTATATTAGGAAAAATGGTCTTTGGATATTTAGGGAGATTACATAAGTTGATCGGAGAATCCAGTATGTAACTGCGCGTCAAAAGAGTTCGTTTATACATGCTTAATGTTGTTTTACAGAACTTGCAATTTGAAACTGGATAGTGTTTGGAATATTTTTGCGTATAGCTACGGAAAGAAAAGCTTAGAGCCCTTTTGCTGATGAAATCCTTGAAATTCTTGAACATGACATGAAGGGAACACATAAGACCCGTTAACGTTTTTGTGAATTATGAATCTAACTTGTTTACCCAAAAAGGAGGAATTATGAATCTTACTTTAGGTGTCATCCATTTGTTGCCATCATGAGCTTGTTTGACTTTAATTAAGTCTCCGGCTAGGGGACGGTAGTTAGTTCTTCAAGAATTAGTCGAGCATTTTATTGTGACCCAAACAGCctcaaatataaaaaaatcacGACCTTGTTTGGAAAGCTAGTAAACTTATAACAATGTGGTGTTGCATATCTCTTAGACAGGGCCATGTACCTTTTTATGAAGGATCGTATTGGTCATAAGTTTGACCGTTCATTTCTCTTGTGAGAATTGTATTTTGTTCAAGATACCGGTGTACCATCAATCTAATTTATCGCATGGGTGATGATCACATTGAGGCCCATAACATGAAGAATGACTTGGGTCTTCAAGTGAGGTCGTGTTGAGTCCCATTTTGCATCATATGTGAGGGTTGCATTAGAGGATCTGCATTCGAAGTACGTGGACAGGCTATAAGAAACCTCAAATCAAGGAACTCGAAAcaaagcgctctctctctctctctctctctctctctctctctctctctctctctctctctctctctctctctctctctctctctctctctctctctccatttggAGGAGGTTTCTGATTTCATGTTTGAGGGAAGCTGGTTGAGGTGGTTCTGTGTCGCTCAAGTCTAGCTATGAGAAATTATCCAACTCTCCAAGAACAACATGTGGAATTGTTACGTGATATTTCAAACCGATCACATAGCGAAAATTTGTGGGTGAAACATCAACAATCATCTTTCCTTAAATTGTTCTCACAACTCACGCCAACTTTAAATCAATTACTTTGTCTTAGGagttactttatttttttttataaatgagtTGCTCGACGCCTGTGTGCCTAACCTCTagtaaaatacaaaacaaactGCTTAATAGGTCGATTTTTGGAGTTAATGGTTATTAATTGTATATATGTCCACTCAACATATAACCCACTAATCATTTAATTAGTGCTAGTGATCAGTTCAGGGAAGACTTTGATGGGTGTTTTTGTCTTTAGGTAATGATTGTTCGACCTAAACTACTCTGATATATATTGTCATGTTAAGGAGAAATGTGGTATGTTGACGTGGTACCGTAAGGAATTGTGAAACATGAGGAAAGGAGAAATGAAACATGAGGAAAGGAGATAACTCCATTCCgttaagattttaattttttaagtacttattctcCTCTTTTCGAAACAGATCATtctttcataatacatcacgtctaattttaaaaataagtacttatttgaaaggGTTCTAAACTAACACTTCCCAGTTTGAAATTGCAACTTCTGAAAAAACATACTCCGTAGCAAATAAAACAGCAATAAGCATGCATAAACCAAACAGTTTCAACAAACCGGATTCTCATATCAAGTTATGTAATCTTTCTAGACATCTGAAGGACATTTTTATAGATATGCAAGACAGGAGTCGAACCCTTCATCCAGATGAGAAAAATACAGTAATATAAGAGGAAGGTTTGAGTGAACAAATAACccttgatagagctcaatgaagaaaaatgatttatgtagccgaccccaattgattgggacataaggctcggtttgatttggttttctgTTACTCCATTATTGATCTCTTCAAGCACCACCACAAGAGCAACTATGAACGTGTAGTCCACGTGCGGATACAGTCACCGAAAATGTATCTTTTCCAAGCACAATACTTTGGACACTGTTTCCAATATAACTTATAAGCATCCCATGGAACTTAATATCACAATTGTAGAACCACATGCATAGACAGAATTATAGGTCTTCTTTTGGAAGGAATAAGGACTAATGAAGCATGGGGATCAAATCCGAATTGGGACCAAGGGAATTTCGGCATTCACCTGGTAGAGAAGTCCTCAGGCAACCAAATGAAGAATACCTGAAGGGCACAAGTTTCATCATCCAAAAGTTGCTGCTGGACTCTAAAGGGTCAGTTTGAACCTCATCAGGCTCTCTGAGCTGTGAGTTGTTAGGTTCCTTCGGCTCTATCTTGTTAGAATGAGAGTTGTCCGCAGATTTAGATGCAGCAATCCGCTTCAGTCTTCTTCTGGGTGTTGCTCGGTTAATAGCTTCTTGGAACCGTATCACCCTAAGCTGGTCGAACTGTCTTGTTACGGAGTGAAGCCTTTCACTTAAAATCAACACCTGAAATTAGACAGAGgcgaaagaaaaaagaactatTCATGCATAAcgttaaaaaatgaaatcaaatGCTGCAGAGACAAGATGGACACGTCTAATTCAGGTGAATTTATAATACGAGTGCACAGACTTTACGTTTCATGATATTTAATCTGCCATTATTGCAAAACTAAGAGGCATGGATACTTTCAAAGTGATTGTGTCCGTGTCCCACAATATGATCTTAGGACACTCCGCGCCGGATATTTGGGCATCACTAGGGCAAAGATATCAATGCCAAAATCTAGGGCAAACCACGTAAAATAAGCAATATGCCAATCAAACATACTGGGAAGTGGGAAGTTAcccataaccaaatttcttacTGCAATATCTGTGTAGACCAATTTTTTGTCTGTTTGGTCAGGAAAGTGATGCATAGAATGACATCAAGCAAAGCTGCGTTAGTGTACAGCCAGGTTGGATTCCAAAAAATCACTCGTGCTTTTTGGTGAACAAGGGAAATGAAGAGGGGAGAAGAGGACACTTTCCCCTCCCTTCCATTTGTTTGTCTCAATAGTTCTCTCATTGCTGACAGGGAATAAGGTTGGTACAAATTTCAGTCTCATTCCTTTCTATTCACTTTCCCTTTCGAAAAAATACCTTCTCCTCTTGTGTCTTCTTTTGCTTTACCTTCTTTtatctcgtctctctctctctccggccaAGCATAGCTTAAAAATCCAAAGCAGAGATTCCAGTCCCAATAGAATTTTACAGCAACAATAAATCGAAGTGATAAGTAATAAAGACATAGAAAAGGATCTAAAATTGATATCATACGACTCCGTGTTTGTGTGCAATAGTATCTGCATTAGAATGATCACGCTTTATGCCAAGCCACCCCTTCGAGTTTGACTCTTCATCATTTATACTAGATTTGAGAATGTCTATTTGTTCTTTGCATGCTTTAACAAAAACTGTAACCTGCAAAAAATTTGGAATGGTAAAGTTACATTTGTTCTCGACATATATAGTTTGTGAATCAGTGACCGGGACCTAAAATGCCAGAATGGCAAAATTTGTTAGTGTCAGCAACTAAGCATTGAAATCTAACCAACCTTGCTTTTtcataacaaacaaacaacaaaagaaaagcaaggGAAATGAATGATCAAACATCTGCATGTTTTTAACatccaaaccaaaaagaaaaagacaaatgaCGCAATTTTCCAAAGCGATAACGTTTTTTAGACCTAGAAAAATCCATTCAAGCAAAATCGTGTTAAATCAAAGTTGTGGAACTCTTACTATAGCTTCGATTTCAGCTCCTTCAAGCTTCAGGCACAAGTTGCAAAACTATcatacacccaaaaaaaaactgattagCACTGCAAAGGGTAGGTTTACAGACTTACTTCATGCTCAATACTGTCTCTCTCCTGCTCAGTGATGCGGTGCAAGTCTACATAATCCTTCTTATGCTTCACTAAGAACTGTTCCAAAGCTCCAATGCTTTCAAGCTTAAAGGACGAAGAGAAGTTGATTCTCTAGTAAAACTGGGTGCATATTTTCATTGAAATGCTTGTAGAATGaaacagaaaggaaaatgaaatgtTTCCTCAGAAGCAAGAGGCATCATCACTTGCCGCAAATTGATTTCTCATGTTAAGTATCAAATAATAACTGAAAACAAGAAATATGATTGTTTTAGTCTTAAAGCATATACCGTAGTCAATGCAGCTTTGGTAAAAGATGACCTCATATGACTGTTTTCCATAATTCTCTGCAACACAAATTCTCTAAGATAACCATGTCATGTTTTTTCCTTAGGCCTCCTAAGATCTAAGGTTCGAACAATATCCAGTTTCTGTATATGTTCCAGTGCATCTCCATGATAAAACATTATCCATGACTGCATCAGGCCAGACAATGTTAAAAATCTACACACCATCTTCCTTATATCTCACAACCAGATGTGACAGACTTGACAGACTGATCAAATTCTACCGCCTAATTGCGATAATGAAGCCAGACCATATGTTGGAGCACAAAATCCCTTTCCTATCAAAAAACTTAAAGATACTCCACACACAAGGTGCAAGCTATAGGAAAAGCAGGTGTACCATATGAACACACACTCACACTGTCCAGACATGCAGCATCTTAGATTCACTGAATCACTGGCACCAAGTTTTGAACCATGTCATGTTTTTTCCTAGCACCATCACGTTGGTAGTAAAGATAACgacattttcaaaatccctATTTGCCACTAGTTTTGAACCACGTCATATAGTCTGGCTTCATTATCGCAATTAGGCGGTAGAATTTGATCAGATTTTCACATCTGGTTGTTAGATATAAGGAAGATGGTGTGCAGATTTTTAACATTGTCAGGGTTGATGCAGTCATGGATAATGTTTTATCATGGAGATGCACTGGAACATATACAGAAGCTGGATATTGTTCTCGTATCTGGATATTGTTCGAACCTTAGCCTTGAGAGTATGACAGGTCAAGGTTTCGAACCTTAgatcttaggagggagcaaactccAAGTCCCAAGCCTTGACAACTAGCCCAACCCCAAGAGGTTAATCGCAATTTTAGTTTTCAGGCTGAATACTCACAAGTTTAGTTTTCAGGCTGTCCTCAGATTGTCTGTATCAATAGTCGGACTCCTGCCTATATCACTTTGATTACTCCATTCAATAAGTCTATGGAGCACGAAACCAGCCCACGCTAAAAAACCCAACGCAGACGTGGCGTGGGCCCCACGTCAgctttaagccaaaaaaaaaaaaacgatgttAGTTCCCTCCCTTAGAAAGTGCCTTCGggcacaaaacaaatcaatacAACTCAAGAAAGTGATACAGGGAACATCAATAACGTAGCTCGGTAGCTGTAGGGAACATCAATAACTATGCCTTTTAAAATCAGGAAACCCAAATCTAGGCGCGGAAAAACCTGTGATATGCTCTGCTACTGATATTGAACTTATAGTTGGCACAACAATAAGACATTAGCTCAGTGGAAAAGGTCTGCATCGTACTATCATTTAAGGGCATAAGCTTAATTAGTTCAAatgaaaaaactaaaaaactcaaaccatCAGATAATCACTGATCAACAAATTTTAAGGAGCCCAGACAATCGTGAAATATGAAACCAGAAATACATAGTCAGGGTTCGACCCGAAAAATTCCCATATTTCACaagccccaatttttttttcttgtttgaacaAGTTATAGTGAAATTAAAGGCAAGAATCGACTCAATTGTAGGGTAATCGACAATCAACAGATACATAGACGAGGAGAGAGACCTTGGGGGTGGATTTGTCGTCGGTGGTGCGTCGATTTTCGCAAAGGGTTGATCGACCTTGGTGGTGGTCGCCGGAGATGGAGTTGAGGCCGGTGGTCGCGCGATCAGTTCGTCGACTTCCTcgtcctctcctctctctctctcttcgtgttTTAAGTCCAGATATGTTTTTTGGAGGGGGATTCAAAATTCcagcgttttttttttggccttttttgcTTAAAGCTGACGTGGGGCGTTTTGGAAGGAGAAGGAATCCAACAAGAACTCGCGTTTAACAGACGCGAGGTTTCGAAGACGACGTCGCTCGGGTTCACTCACACTTCTCAAGTTGAACATGAGAAGTATGTTGATACTTAGTAGGAGTAGTtggtaaattgtgaactcaatctggtttatttttataatcgaAACTGTTCGAGTTGTAAATCTTGTTAACAcgatatattattttaaaaattatgctaATTGAATGTTGATTAGTtcataatcggagatgatttgagtgaattttaatttaataaaatagattCAGCCTCACTGGATCAGACCTTTCTGTATTGCAATGTGTAATTCgtaaattgtgaactcattATGATTTATCTTTACGATCTAAGCTGCTCAAATTGTAGATCGTGTTAAGATGATAAACCATGTTGAGTATCATATCAATCAAATGCTggttagttcataatcaaagatgatttgtgtgaaattatttttgcgAAAATAGATATGATCATAGAGGATCTTTGTTATGGAAGCACGATGACGTGGAGGACGGTGGATACCATTGAATGCGTAGAATTAGAGGACGGTACAGGAGGTGGAACATTTGCTGCCGGACACGGCCACCAggcccaccaccaccagcaccGCTCGCCGGCGGATTGTTACGACATGTTGTGGCGGAAGGTGCATTCAGTGGGGAGGTTTTTAAGGCCCGGGAGGAACCTGGGCCGTTGGATTTCGGGTGCTCTGATGTTGCTGGTGGTTTGCACCACGTTTGCCAAGTTTTCGCTAATGAGTGgctgtttacacccatttttggccaaaaatcaggaaatggatttacgggttaaaaggtagcctcgagggtcgaggccctagccttgaaagaccttacgaccagttgcccacgaattagggccggttcttaagaaatgatgggccttccatataggcctaaatcagtcaaaggcctaaggcttgaatcagtccaccaggcctgagtatttcatccaggcctaacccaaattcctagaagtaacaaaggcctaagaaatgggcccaaattggtagaagccttggttttctcaccaggcttgggctcagaaggcttacattGGGCAAAGGCCCATGATTTACCAATAAGTTCAGGCCCAATTGATGAAAGGCCCACTGCTTTAAGAGCATCGTTAAAACCTTTAATGAGCAATGAgggggccttaagctgctcacaagtagctcaaaggccttaaattgctcacaagcagctcaaaggccttaagctgctcacaagcaactCACAAGGAGCTcgaaggccttaagctgctcacaagcagctcaaaggccttaagctgctcacaagcagctcaaaggccttaagctgctcacaagcagcttaaaggcctagaatattccTGATAGGCAGGtctgggtaagctgctcacaagcagctcaaggtctgaactggtgggaccccattcttcagcatgaagcaaggccagAGACAGGTGGCACACATGCAGCCTttggagctgttggtgaatgattcatgcagacctaagcaagctgctcacaagcagctcatccaggtctggttaatcctttgtttctggatccttcttccgtaAAAGATGAATCTCAGAGGATTTAGAGGGCCCACAAGTATGCAAGGTCCAATAAAATGGTGGGAAGGCCTGAAGAAGCCTTGGTCTTCAGCATTGGTGGGCCCAAAAGACGTCGAGTCAAGCAttagctgctcacaagcagctcaaaggcctggaTGCTGAAGTTCCTTTTActcttttacaaagttttatgcagAAAAGAATGGCTTTTCAGGCCTTTACCATTTCCTTGGAGTAAAGAGCACGTTTTTATCAAAGAATAGcctctcattggagcattttgaagcagctcaaaagggatacttggcagccatgcatgaaggcctgtggaagtAGCTTGAACAGCTCAAGACCTGGAacatctgcctataaataccagagttgaaggccttggcaaaggtccacgaccatcaagcccccggcttatgcaaatttatgttttaattatcttttatctttcggtccacgaccatcaaagcccatggcttatccaaattacatttcaattatcttttaaccatttttatctttcggtccccgaccatcaagcccacggcttatgcatatttatctttcaattatctttagtttcccgttcaatctagccaagcctagattttatttcatttccttgcaATCAGACTTTATTAAACCGTTAATGAAGtctttttatttctattttaggccttgctctacctttctttctatttttcacacgattaggaaattttaagtccttagcccgcaaaggcaaaccacgaacctcctcacggtctccacccttaggctgtgcactttcgtccagttagaagtcagattaaggcttccaggccttgatacgaatttgggcagcaatcctgccctggcacgcccgcatcaggcctagaactgcactactcgctgttcctaggccaattgtTAACATTTTTGGGAAACAAACAGTGGCATACCTGAATTGGATGATCAGACCAGGAGAGGCAACGAGTTCTTGATACGGCCGGCCGCGGCTAACGGTGGTTCGAACATGCCTCAGAATGTTGTGACGGAGCCCGTCAACCCCGGCAGCCTCAGGCATTATCAAGTCTCTCTTTTCTGGTGACTGGTGACATGTTTTGATCTCGGATTTCCATGATCCGAACTGTGTTCGGAAAGGGTCCGGCTCCTCTCGTGACCGTCCTTTCAATGGTCAAGACTTGTTTATACACTTTTAACTGATGAACCGGAGAGGATCCATTTCCGTTAAAAAATGTTCGGTTCGGAACATGATAGAGACATTTTGGATTACCTGTAACACGTGGTCATGTGAAACCTACACATAAGAATATGAGGCCCACGCACCTGTGAAAGGATTGTGGTTGGATCGGGTGAGTTCAAGCTGTTGTCTAAACAGTATTTTAGTTCAAAAATACTCACAACTCATTTCTCTTTACATGGTTGTCTAAACGGTATTTTTAATGAAAACAACTTGTATTTCGACTActatattgaacaaaaaatatagCATGAACCCATCTCAATCTGGAAGTTAAATTACCGGTTGCCTGTTTGGGTCTCAGTTTCAGTAACCCTTAATTGTGTCACTTGCGGTCTAAATTCTGCCTTATGCTTTTCagactcttcaaatttggagGAAGCCCAGAAGTGACAACTTCCACAAATTAATGCATTAGCCGAACACCAAAGGAAACGAGTGTGTGCATAAGTCTCTAACACATCTTTTTAGCTCCTTCAACTCCTTGTGTTCTTGGCATTTGATCAGTGAGTTCTTGTTTGTTACACGGAATGGAACTGCCACAAATGGGTACATTCTGGTTCATGCAAATGGGGGATTAAATCATATGAGAACAGGGGTAAGCAAGCCATCCTCTTTGAGAGAGGATTGATTTGGTACAAAGTTCAATAGCGTTTCTATGATCTGGAGATGGATCTCATCTATTTTCCCGACAGCGTTTCCTCTTTGATTGTTTGAAAACGCAGATAAGCGATATGGTTGCTGTTGCGAAAATTATGAACGCGCGCTACTCTTGTTCTTCCCACCTTGGACCATGAGTCACTTTGGACCGACCCCATGTGAGGATTTCTCAATCACTTTGGCGAATTCTAACAGGAACAAATAATACCAGAGATCTTCTGTCTGGAAAATTTCTGTTTCTTGTTCTAGTGCAATCTTTGATGCACAATGTGGTCGAAATCTTGAAGTACGCAAACCTCAAAAGCATGATAGTACGAATGAAAATGCATTAGAACATAAACACGTGAATTTTGGGAACGTGGGATCCTAATAAAGAGATACAACGTAGCGTGGtttcattatttgttttttcccaGTGATTTCAAAGATGTCTTCGATTGGAAGCACTTCATAACATCTCTAAAAGATGATATTGAAGTGGTGGAGTCTCTATCCAAAAAATTTGCCAAAGAGAAGCCCGTCCTCAAAGCCCCAGTTTCTTGGTCAAAGACACGTATGCGATCTAAATCTTCTtcataaaaagagaaaattccCTAGTCCAAGGAACGATTATTTTTCTATGCAGGCAGGTTATTATAGAGGAGGAGACTGTTAAAGAATCAGAAGGTAATGAAGTTCACCAAAACCGATTCACGCTTGGCAAATGGCTCAGGTGCCGTGCAATGTATGAGGCAATTCGGCACATTGCTCAAATCGAAGAGCTCAGAAAGGTGTTAGTGAACAGACTTCGGAACTACAGTGAACCCTACATTGCTCTCCATTTAAGGTATCAAACTGCAAAACTGGTGTCCTCAAAATGCATCCAGGGAGAAGTGCAAATACGACTATGTTTTTATGCTACCCCTCCAAATGCAATTGCAGATACGAAAAGGACATGCTTGCTTTCACAGGCTGCAGTCGCAGCCTCAACTCATCAGAGGTTGAGGAGCTTCGGAAACTGAGGTACAAAGTGAGACACTGGAAGCAGAAGCGGATccatggagaagaaagaagacTCCAAGGAGGGTGCCCCATGACCCCAAGGGAGGCTGCCGTGTTTCTTGAGGCCATAGGGTACCCTTCTACCACCAGAATCTACATAGTCGCGGGGGAGATTTATGGAAAAGAAGGGCTTGAACCCCTCCGTGCCAAGTACCCAAACATATACTCTCACTTGACCCTCGCAACACAGGAAGAGTTGAAACCTTTCAATCAGTTGCATAACCAATTAGCTGCCTTGGACTACATTGTAGCAATTTCGAGTGATGTTTTTGTGCATACCTATGATGGAAACATAGCTAAGGCGGTCCGGGGTCACCGGATCTTCGAAGGGTTCCGGAAAACCATACAAGTACGTATCACCATGTTTAAAAATACGTAAGAAGCATGGAAATGCCTACCAGCTTCATGTATCCGTGTTTGACATCAACATTTATAGAAAATAAACACGTCAAGACACACTCTTGGCACGCATAAATAGATATCtggtttctttattttgttctcTCTTAGCGAGACACGTCAGGATCCATTGGGAACGTGTTAGGGATACATTAAGAGGTCTATCATGCAATTTTTGTCATGCGATGCTTAGTTCACTAAAACTTATGAACAAGTGGCGATTCTTATCTTCATGATATTATTGATGTATTGTTAGATACCTTTCTGAAAAATGTTGCAGGCAGGGCTTCGTGAGACTGATCGACGAATTGGACCAGTGTAAGTTGGCTTGGGTGAAATTTTCATCCAAGGTCAAGAGGCTACAGCCGCTACACGTATGCAAATAGGATATATTGGAGCACCAAATtatagatgttttttttttttgataattcacaTTATAGATGTTCATTGGATATATCTAGAGAGAGTAGATCTGAGAACCAGCTTGTTTATACATGCTTAATGTTGTTTTATTTGTAATGGTTTTCCAGAAACTTGCAATTTGAAACTGGATAGTGTTAAGAGTTTGGAATCTTTTTCGTATAGTTATGGAAAGCCAAGCTAATTAGAGCCCTTTTTGCTGATGAAATTCTTGAACATGCAATGAAGGGACCACATAAGACCAGTTAACGTTTTTGTGAATTATGAATCTAACTTGTTTACCCAAAAAGGAGGAATTATGAATCTTACTTTAGGTGT
It encodes:
- the LOC131326124 gene encoding protein LURP-one-related 15-like — translated: MPRSRYRPPLGNPAAIVSPQFCAPYSVDLTIVRKRILNFGVTDVNGNIMFKIKRKCFSLGHRRTLLDAAGNPILTLQWKILTAHRRCRVYRGGSRDKKDLLFSVKKSSLFQCKRKLDVFLAANTKENFCDFKIKGSWFERSCTIYLGDTSTIIAQMHKKLSVQGVLLGKDNFAVTVFPNVDYAFIVALVVVLEEINHKDVKG